In one Alnus glutinosa chromosome 14, dhAlnGlut1.1, whole genome shotgun sequence genomic region, the following are encoded:
- the LOC133858095 gene encoding putative kinase-like protein TMKL1, protein MALLNLFSLYIVFFLLLFFFTEGTTLGEPASLSSASSDVELLWGKIRASLQGNTDNLLLSSWNASVPLCQWRGLKWVFSNGSPLLCSDVSSPQWTNLSLFKDPSLHLLSLQLPSANLTGSLPRELGEFSMLQSLYLNVNSLSGTIPLELGYSSSLSDIDLGNNLLSGALAPSIWNLCDRLVSLRLHGNSLSGSVPEPALPNSTCKNLQVLDLGSNKLSGNFPEFVTQFHGLKELYLGDNVLSGSIPESLSGLTLEKLNLSHNNFSGVLPVFGESKYGVEVFEGNNPGLCGLPLKSCSGSSGLSPGAIAGIVIGLMAGAVVLASLLIGYVQNKKKKSRGESEDEFEEGEDDENIGVGVGVGVGGGGGGGEGKLILFQGGEHLTLEDVLNATGQVMEKTNYGTVYKAKLADGGAIALRLLREGSCKDGSSCLPVIKQLGKIRHENLIPLRAFYQGKRGEKLLIYEYLPHRTLYDLLHETRAGKPVLNWARRHKIALGIARGLAYLHTGLELPITHGNVRSKNVHIDEFFLARLTEFGLDKLMIPAVADEIVALAKTDGYKAPELQKMKKCSSRTDVYAFGILLLEILIGKKPGKNGRSGEYVDLPSMVKVAVLEETTMEVFDVEVLKGIRSPMEEGLVHALKLAMGCCAPVATVRPTMDEVVKQLEENRPRNRSALYSPTETRSEIGTPF, encoded by the exons ATGGCGCTTCTGAACCTTTTCTCTCTCTACATTGTCTTCTTCTtgctcctcttcttcttcaccgaAGGCACCACTCTCGGTGAGCCTGCTTCTTTGTCTTCTGCTTCTTCAGATGTTGAGCTTCTCTGGGGAAAAATCAGAGCTTCACTGCAAGGTAACACTGACAACCTTTTGCTATCTTCATGGAATGCTTCTGTGCCTTTGTGCCAATGGAGGGGCCTCAAATGGGTCTTCTCCAATGGCTCCCCTTTGCTTTGCAGTGACGTCTCTTCCCCACAATGGACcaacctctctctcttcaaAGACCCGTCTTTGCACCTTCTCTCTCTTCAGCTTCCCTCTGCCAATCTCACCGGCTCACTCCCCAGAGAGCTGGGTGAGTTCTCTATGCTTCAAAGTCTCTACCTTAACGTCAATTCACTGAGTGGAACTATCCCTCTTGAGCTAGGCTATAGCTCTTCACTCTCTGACATTGATTTGGGTAACAACTTGTTGAGTGGCGCTTTAGCACCATCTATCTGGAACTTGTGTGATAGACTTGTTTCTCTTAGGCTTCATGGTAATTCACTGTCTGGGTCAGTCCCAGAACCTGCACTGCCTAACTCTACTTGCAAGAATTTACAGGTTTTAGATTTGGGTAGCAACAAGCTTTCTGGGAATTTTCCGGAATTCGTTACCCAGTTTCATGGGCTTAAAGAGCTTTATCTTGGGGATAATGTGCTTTCGGGTTCAATTCCGGAGAGTTTATCTGGACTGACCCTTGAGAAATTGAATCTTTCACACAATAACTTCAGTGGGGTTTTGCCTGTTTTTGGAGAATCGAAGTATGGTGTGGAGGTTTTTGAGGGAAACAATCCGGGGCTTTGTGGGTTACCTTTGAAAAGTTGTAGTGGAAGTTCTGGATTGAGCCCGGGTGCAATTGCCGGCATTGTGATTGGTTTAATGGCTGGAGCAGTGGTTTTGGCTTCCCTGTTAATTGGGTATGtgcaaaataagaagaagaagagtaggGGGGAGAGTGAAGATGAATTTGAGGAAGGGGAAGATGATGAAAATATTGGTGTTGGTGTTGGTGTTggtgttggtggtggtggtggaggtggtgaAGGAAAGCTTATTTTGTTTCAAGGCGGTGAGCATTTGACGTTAGAGGATGTGTTGAACGCGACCGGACAAGTTATGGAGAAGACAAACTATGGGACTGTTTATAAGGCGAAGCTTGCTGATGGAGGGGCCATTGCTTTAAGGTTGTTGAGGGAAGGTAGTTGCAAGGATGGGAGTTCATGTTTACCCGTGATAAAGCAATTGGGAAAGATTCGCCATGAGAATTTGATTCCATTGAGAGCTTTTTATCAGGGGAAGAGAGGGGAAAAGCTTCTCATTTATGAATATCTTCCTCACAGAACCCTCTATGATCTTTTACATG AGACTAGAGCTGGAAAACCAGTGCTGAACTGGGCTCGAAGACACAAGATTGCTTTGGGTATAGCCAGAGGACTAGCATATCTTCATACTGGTCTTGAGTTACCCATTACTCATGGAAATGTGAGATCCAAAAATGTGCACATAGACGAGTTTTTCCTAGCCAGGCTCACTGAGTTTGGGCTTGACAAGCTGATGATCCCAGCCGTAGCTGATGAAATAGTGGCACTTGCAAAGACTGATGGTTACAAAGCACCAGAGCTTCAAAAGATGAAGAAATGCAGCTCCAGGACAGATGTCTATGCATTTGGGATATTGCtattggaaattttgataggaaaGAAACCTGGAAAAAATGGGAGAAGTGGGGAATATGTCGATTTGCCTTCAATGGTGAAAGTGGCAGTTTTGGAGGAGACAACGATGGAGGTTTTTGATGTGGAGGTCTTGAAGGGGATAAGGAGTCCCATGGAAGAGGGGTTGGTTCATGCATTGAAGCTTGCAATGGGTTGCTGTGCTCCAGTGGCTACAGTTAGACCCACAATGGATGAGGTCGTGAAGCAATTGGAGGAGAATCGACCAAGGAACAGGTCTGCTTTGTACAGCCCTACAGAAACAAGGAGTGAAATTGGTACACCATTTTGA